Proteins encoded within one genomic window of Streptomyces kaniharaensis:
- a CDS encoding beta-ketoacyl-[acyl-carrier-protein] synthase family protein: MTRRVAVTGIGVVAPGGVGVPAFWDLLTSGRTATRGITLFDPTGFRSRIAAECDFDPAAHGLGPEEVQRADRYVQFAMVAADEAIADAGLDLAAEDPWRIAVSLGTAVGGTTRLEHDYALVSAAGERWDVDHRRAEPQLQRAFAPSTLASAVAERIGAHGPVQTVSTGCTSGLDAIGYGFQAVEEGRADICVAGASDSPISPITVACFDAIKATSERNDDPEHASRPFDAHRDGFVLGEGGALLVLEELEHARRRGARIYGEIAGFATFGNAYHMTGLTKEGLEMSRAIDDALAHARVDRSDVDYVNAHGSGTKQNDRHETAAVKRSLGEHAYRTPMSSIKSMVGHSLGAIGAIELVACTLALAHGVVPPTANYETPDPECDLDYVPRSARELPLSHILSVGSGFGGFQSAVVLNRTG; encoded by the coding sequence GTGACACGGCGCGTCGCCGTCACCGGGATCGGTGTGGTCGCGCCCGGAGGGGTCGGGGTCCCGGCGTTCTGGGACCTCCTCACCTCCGGTCGCACCGCCACCCGGGGCATCACGCTCTTCGACCCCACCGGGTTCCGCTCCCGGATCGCCGCCGAGTGCGACTTCGACCCGGCGGCCCACGGACTCGGCCCGGAGGAGGTCCAACGAGCCGACCGCTACGTGCAGTTCGCGATGGTCGCGGCCGACGAGGCGATCGCCGACGCGGGCCTGGACCTGGCCGCCGAGGACCCGTGGCGGATCGCCGTCTCGCTCGGCACCGCCGTCGGCGGCACCACCCGGCTGGAGCACGACTACGCCCTGGTCAGCGCCGCCGGCGAGCGCTGGGACGTCGACCACCGCCGGGCCGAGCCGCAGCTGCAGCGGGCCTTCGCACCCAGCACGCTGGCCTCGGCGGTCGCCGAACGCATCGGCGCGCACGGCCCGGTGCAGACCGTCTCCACCGGCTGCACCTCCGGCCTCGACGCGATCGGCTACGGCTTCCAGGCCGTCGAGGAGGGGCGCGCCGACATCTGCGTCGCCGGCGCCTCGGACTCCCCGATCTCGCCGATCACCGTCGCCTGCTTCGACGCCATCAAGGCCACCAGCGAGCGCAACGACGACCCGGAACACGCCTCACGCCCGTTCGACGCCCACCGGGACGGCTTCGTCCTCGGCGAGGGCGGAGCCCTCCTGGTACTGGAGGAACTGGAGCACGCCCGCCGCCGCGGCGCCCGGATCTACGGCGAGATCGCCGGCTTCGCCACCTTCGGCAACGCCTACCACATGACCGGCCTCACCAAGGAGGGGCTGGAGATGTCCCGGGCGATCGACGACGCGCTCGCCCACGCCCGGGTCGACCGCAGCGACGTCGACTACGTCAACGCGCACGGCTCGGGCACCAAGCAGAACGACCGGCACGAGACCGCCGCCGTCAAACGCTCGCTCGGCGAGCACGCCTACCGGACGCCGATGAGCTCGATCAAGTCGATGGTCGGGCACTCGCTCGGCGCGATCGGCGCCATCGAGCTCGTCGCCTGCACCCTGGCGCTCGCCCACGGCGTCGTGCCGCCGACCGCCAACTACGAGACTCCCGACCCGGAGTGCGACCTCGACTACGTGCCGCGCTCCGCGCGCGAGCTGCCGCTGAGCCACATCCTCTCGGTCGGCAGCGGATTCGGCGGATTCCAGTCCGCCGTCGTGCTCAACAGAACGGGGTGA
- a CDS encoding FAD-dependent oxidoreductase, with the protein MNPKVDDRVPVLIVGGSLVGLSASLFLGRLGVRHLLVEKHADTSHHPRGRGNNVRTMELYRVAGIEPAIREAASVLAPNHGILQAPSLTGAEQEWLFREIDPGGRLSRFSPSSWCLCSQNDLEPVLLRAARELGGDVRFSTELVSFEQDAEGVTSLLRSRETGEERRVRSQYLVAADGPRSPVRERLGIGQSGQGELFHNVSITFRAKRLADVVGDRHFIACYLTNPEADGALLPVDNQEEWVFHAPWHPEHGEPLESFTDERCERHIRTAVGMPELDVEVTGMAPWHAAERVADRYGAGRVFLAGDSAHEMSPTGAFGSNTGIQDAHNLAWKLAAVLCGWAGPSLLETYGRERRPVAQVTSERASARSAEHSHPGYAVVPGAGRQAGVLAVALGYRYPKGAVVGADPAGAVVPEQFESAGEPGSRAPHQWLRRAGVKLSTLDLYEQAMVLLTGPEGGAWLTGARRAADRLAVPLDAYRVGDGAEDDLAPEPGTDFATLHGVGPDGAVLVRPDGFVAWRSEGAVADPEAALSAALREVLSL; encoded by the coding sequence ATGAATCCGAAGGTTGACGACCGGGTGCCGGTCCTGATCGTGGGTGGCTCGCTGGTCGGGCTGTCGGCCTCGCTGTTCCTCGGCCGACTGGGTGTCAGGCACCTGCTGGTCGAGAAGCACGCCGACACCTCGCACCACCCGCGTGGCCGAGGCAACAACGTCCGCACGATGGAGCTGTACCGGGTGGCCGGGATCGAGCCGGCGATCCGCGAGGCGGCCTCGGTGCTGGCCCCGAACCACGGCATCCTGCAGGCGCCCTCGCTGACCGGGGCCGAGCAGGAGTGGCTGTTCCGGGAGATCGACCCGGGCGGCCGGCTGTCCCGGTTCAGCCCCAGCTCCTGGTGCCTGTGCAGCCAGAACGACCTGGAGCCGGTGCTGCTGCGCGCGGCCCGCGAGCTGGGCGGGGACGTGCGGTTCAGCACCGAGCTGGTCTCCTTCGAGCAGGACGCCGAGGGCGTCACCTCACTGCTGCGCAGTCGGGAGACCGGCGAGGAGCGGCGGGTGCGCTCGCAGTACCTGGTGGCGGCGGACGGCCCGCGAAGCCCCGTCCGGGAGCGGCTGGGCATCGGCCAGAGCGGCCAGGGCGAGCTGTTCCACAACGTCAGCATCACGTTCCGGGCCAAGCGGCTGGCGGACGTGGTCGGCGACCGGCACTTCATCGCCTGCTACCTGACCAACCCGGAGGCGGACGGCGCGCTGCTGCCGGTGGACAACCAGGAGGAGTGGGTCTTCCACGCCCCCTGGCACCCCGAGCACGGCGAGCCGCTGGAGTCGTTCACCGACGAGCGGTGCGAGCGGCACATCCGCACCGCCGTCGGCATGCCGGAGCTGGACGTCGAGGTGACCGGCATGGCGCCCTGGCACGCGGCCGAACGGGTGGCCGACCGCTACGGCGCCGGGCGGGTCTTCCTCGCCGGGGACTCGGCGCACGAGATGTCGCCGACCGGCGCGTTCGGCTCCAACACCGGCATCCAGGACGCGCACAACCTGGCCTGGAAGCTGGCCGCCGTGCTGTGCGGCTGGGCCGGGCCGAGCCTGCTGGAGACGTACGGGCGCGAGCGCCGTCCGGTCGCGCAGGTGACGAGCGAGCGCGCCTCGGCCCGCTCGGCCGAGCACAGCCACCCGGGGTACGCGGTGGTGCCCGGCGCCGGCCGGCAGGCCGGGGTGCTGGCGGTGGCACTCGGCTACCGCTACCCGAAGGGCGCGGTGGTCGGGGCGGACCCGGCGGGCGCGGTGGTGCCCGAGCAGTTCGAGTCGGCCGGAGAGCCGGGCAGCCGGGCGCCGCACCAGTGGCTGCGGCGGGCGGGCGTGAAGCTGTCCACGCTGGACCTGTACGAGCAGGCGATGGTGCTGCTCACCGGCCCCGAGGGCGGCGCCTGGCTCACCGGCGCGCGGCGCGCGGCCGACCGGCTGGCCGTCCCGCTGGACGCCTACCGGGTCGGCGACGGCGCGGAGGACGACCTGGCGCCGGAGCCGGGCACGGACTTCGCCACGCTGCACGGCGTCGGCCCGGACGGCGCGGTGCTGGTCCGCCCCGACGGCTTCGTCGCTTGGCGGTCGGAGGGTGCGGTGGCGGATCCGGAGGCGGCGCTGTCGGCGGCGCTGCGCGAGGTGCTGAGCCTCTAG
- a CDS encoding SchA/CurD-like domain-containing protein, whose product MTTLSEPQANKHAEPDTRLRVVLMLEIQDGAQQRFLDVYEKLRHQVAAVPGHVSDQLCQSINDPRQWLITSEWEDQETFLEWVDSPAHREMVKPMHGCVSDNFRSMRYAILRETSAAGATGTRAPTEVPPGLPRTTPSGQAGPPKAEPGPDGVVRHALTFTVKPGSEPEVARILAGYTSPKAEVDEHTRLRRTSLFMHGNRVVRAVEVTGSLGDALRHVAMQPEVRAVEEAINPYLEEARQLGDPQSARAFFARAALPAKHQAIASTPSSARLHRHAVLYPVRRDSGQAVAELLAEYDNLATADPTGPIAGSTVFQRDDVVVRLVDLRVPAEADPAAALGVAGEQEAAALARLLDLRPEVDLRTAAGLAAFLAARSMNPVTDRTSQDN is encoded by the coding sequence ATGACGACTCTGTCCGAACCGCAGGCGAACAAGCACGCCGAGCCCGACACCCGCCTGCGGGTGGTGCTGATGCTGGAGATCCAGGACGGCGCACAGCAGCGCTTCCTCGACGTCTACGAGAAGCTGCGGCACCAGGTGGCCGCGGTCCCCGGCCATGTCAGCGACCAGCTCTGCCAGTCGATCAACGACCCCCGGCAGTGGCTGATCACCAGCGAGTGGGAGGACCAGGAGACGTTCCTGGAGTGGGTCGACAGCCCCGCCCACCGCGAGATGGTCAAGCCCATGCACGGCTGCGTGAGCGACAACTTCCGCTCGATGCGCTACGCCATCCTCCGCGAGACCTCCGCAGCCGGCGCCACCGGCACGCGGGCCCCGACCGAGGTGCCGCCCGGCCTGCCGCGCACCACGCCCTCCGGGCAGGCCGGCCCGCCGAAGGCCGAACCCGGCCCGGACGGTGTGGTCCGGCACGCCCTCACCTTCACCGTCAAGCCCGGCAGCGAGCCCGAGGTGGCCCGGATCCTGGCCGGCTACACCTCCCCCAAGGCCGAGGTGGACGAGCACACCCGGCTGCGCCGCACCTCGCTGTTCATGCACGGCAACCGGGTGGTCCGGGCCGTCGAGGTCACCGGCAGCCTCGGCGACGCGCTGCGCCACGTGGCGATGCAGCCCGAGGTCCGCGCCGTCGAGGAGGCGATCAACCCGTACCTGGAGGAGGCCCGCCAGCTCGGCGACCCGCAGTCCGCGCGCGCCTTCTTCGCCAGGGCGGCGCTGCCCGCCAAGCACCAGGCGATCGCCAGCACCCCCTCCTCCGCCCGGCTGCACCGGCACGCCGTGCTCTACCCGGTCCGCCGGGACAGCGGGCAGGCCGTCGCCGAGCTGCTGGCCGAGTACGACAACCTCGCCACCGCCGATCCGACCGGCCCGATCGCCGGGAGCACCGTGTTCCAGCGGGACGACGTGGTCGTCCGCCTGGTGGACCTGCGGGTGCCCGCCGAAGCCGACCCGGCCGCCGCCCTCGGCGTGGCCGGCGAGCAGGAGGCCGCCGCCCTCGCCCGCCTGCTCGACCTCCGCCCCGAGGTCGACCTGCGCACCGCCGCCGGGCTCGCCGCGTTCCTCGCCGCCCGGTCCATGAACCCGGTCACCGACCGTACATCACAGGACAACTGA
- a CDS encoding APC family permease has translation MASLNQLSPPSSGSDTQAPGQQSLRRHVGLIGLMWASVGSIIGSGWLFGAKNAVVAAGPAAIISWGIGAVAIVLLALVHAELGGLFPVSGGTARYPHYAFGGLAGMSFGWFSWLQAATVAPIEVEAMIGYAGHWQFAKSFLNENGTLTTSGFIVAVLLMGLFVAVNFLGVRVLAATNSVATWLKIGVPLLTILALSITNFHGSNFTSHGFAPFGAKGVLAAISSSGIIFALLGFEQAIQISGESRNPKRDIPRAVLGSVAIGTLIYVLLQVAFIGALPVSSFLNGWDKLDFPGIEGPFAGLATLVGLGWLSYVLYFDAIVSPGGTGLIYTTSTSRISYGLSKNGYAPQLFERLDKRGVPWFGLAMSFVTGVICFLPFPSWQELVGFITSASVLMYAGAPLAFGALRRRLPERERSYKLPLGGVISPAAFVVSSLIIYWSGWHTLSRLGMAIVLGYALLGSYAAYAIRKGLPNAPRLDWRPAQWLPVYLIGLGVISWQGGFGDGTGMIPMWWDMGLVAVFALGIYYWAIQVALPSDAIEREVEDVQVVDAGGH, from the coding sequence ATGGCATCCCTCAACCAGCTCTCCCCGCCGAGCTCCGGCTCCGACACCCAGGCACCCGGCCAGCAGTCGCTCCGCCGCCACGTCGGCCTCATCGGCCTCATGTGGGCCTCGGTCGGTTCGATCATCGGTTCGGGCTGGCTCTTCGGCGCCAAGAACGCCGTCGTCGCTGCAGGCCCCGCGGCGATCATCTCCTGGGGCATCGGCGCCGTCGCCATCGTGCTGCTCGCCCTGGTGCACGCCGAGCTCGGTGGGCTCTTCCCCGTCTCCGGTGGCACCGCGCGTTACCCGCACTACGCCTTCGGTGGCCTCGCGGGCATGTCGTTCGGTTGGTTCTCCTGGCTCCAGGCCGCGACCGTCGCCCCGATCGAGGTCGAGGCGATGATCGGCTACGCCGGTCACTGGCAGTTCGCCAAGAGCTTCCTCAACGAGAACGGCACCCTCACCACCAGCGGCTTCATCGTCGCGGTGCTCCTGATGGGCCTCTTCGTCGCGGTCAACTTCCTCGGTGTGCGGGTCCTCGCGGCCACCAACTCGGTCGCCACCTGGCTCAAGATCGGCGTGCCGCTGCTCACGATCCTGGCGCTGTCGATCACCAACTTCCACGGCTCGAACTTCACCTCGCACGGCTTCGCGCCGTTCGGCGCCAAGGGCGTGCTCGCCGCGATCAGCTCCAGCGGCATCATCTTCGCCCTGCTCGGCTTCGAGCAGGCCATCCAGATCTCCGGTGAGAGCCGCAACCCGAAGCGCGACATCCCCCGCGCCGTCCTCGGCTCGGTCGCCATCGGCACGCTGATCTACGTCCTGCTGCAGGTCGCCTTCATCGGCGCGCTGCCGGTCAGCTCCTTCCTCAACGGCTGGGACAAGCTCGACTTCCCCGGCATCGAGGGCCCGTTCGCCGGTCTCGCCACCCTGGTCGGCCTCGGCTGGCTGTCCTACGTGCTGTACTTCGACGCCATCGTCTCCCCCGGCGGCACCGGCCTGATCTACACCACCTCCACCTCGCGCATCTCCTACGGCCTGAGCAAGAACGGCTACGCGCCGCAGCTCTTCGAGCGCCTGGACAAGCGCGGTGTGCCGTGGTTCGGCCTGGCCATGTCCTTCGTGACCGGCGTGATCTGCTTCCTGCCCTTCCCGAGCTGGCAGGAGCTGGTCGGCTTCATCACCTCCGCGAGCGTCCTGATGTACGCCGGCGCCCCGCTGGCCTTCGGCGCCCTGCGTCGCCGGCTGCCGGAGCGCGAGCGCTCCTACAAGCTGCCCCTCGGCGGCGTGATCTCCCCGGCCGCGTTCGTGGTCTCCAGCCTGATCATCTACTGGTCCGGTTGGCACACCCTGTCCCGCCTGGGCATGGCGATCGTGCTCGGCTACGCCCTGCTCGGCAGCTACGCCGCGTACGCGATCCGCAAGGGCCTGCCGAACGCCCCGCGCCTGGACTGGCGTCCGGCGCAGTGGCTGCCCGTCTACCTGATCGGCCTCGGCGTGATCTCGTGGCAGGGCGGCTTCGGTGACGGCACCGGCATGATCCCGATGTGGTGGGACATGGGCCTGGTGGCGGTCTTCGCCCTCGGCATCTACTACTGGGCGATCCAGGTGGCCCTGCCGTCCGACGCCATCGAGCGCGAGGTCGAGGACGTCCAGGTCGTCGACGCCGGCGGTCACTGA
- a CDS encoding cupin domain-containing protein, which produces MSTQYPRIVNVDEAPENRRRGGDLRAMLTPTSCGATSGFMGLAIVQPGERIGEHYHPYSEEFVFVVCGDLEVDLDGVTRPIKPNQGVMIPINMRHRFRNVGDTEARMVFHLGPLAPRPELGHVDTEETATSGPPEHAKVAS; this is translated from the coding sequence ATGTCCACGCAGTACCCACGGATCGTGAACGTCGACGAGGCGCCCGAGAACCGCCGGCGCGGCGGCGACCTGCGCGCCATGCTCACCCCCACCAGCTGCGGGGCCACCAGCGGGTTCATGGGCCTGGCGATCGTCCAGCCGGGCGAGCGGATCGGCGAGCACTACCACCCGTACTCCGAGGAGTTCGTGTTCGTCGTGTGCGGCGACCTGGAGGTGGACCTGGACGGGGTCACCCGCCCCATCAAGCCCAACCAGGGCGTGATGATCCCGATCAACATGCGCCACCGCTTCCGCAACGTCGGCGACACCGAGGCCCGGATGGTCTTCCACCTCGGCCCGCTCGCCCCGCGCCCCGAACTCGGCCACGTCGACACCGAGGAGACCGCGACCTCCGGCCCGCCGGAACACGCCAAGGTCGCCTCGTGA